A stretch of Triticum aestivum cultivar Chinese Spring chromosome 1D, IWGSC CS RefSeq v2.1, whole genome shotgun sequence DNA encodes these proteins:
- the LOC123180951 gene encoding uncharacterized protein, with the protein MLGRGVGMSAPQWRGGALDLRAALRSGGNLLFGLFVAAVLAFTLLAAVHSPDDPLLHPSSHQLTAFLTSATSNSTFLADDSVLRTGEDFATGSNSSEDAHATVGPKFIELSDVGSEKTEVETEQSVTVDTDTDSNSAAQEDKPIVEAVSCDTEAPVDCTGDRELFNLLMRTSIERFPDLHFYRFGRPVVVPESPMACDLAWRFRPAEDARGRTTYYKDYRRFTLTRDVNTCSLVVESVGEYHSGTGAKRSGRRKGKKGKKGKREAPVTTDFVPAKTQMRIDENGANADTTTAADQVFVVGDAVNDSMPVVASESDFSRGRYLIYMGGGERCKSMNHYIWGFLCALGEAQFLNRTLVMDFNVCLNSRYTASGKDEEKDFRLYFDFEHLKESASVIDQSQFWTDWGKWHKKDRLKNHYTEDIKVTPMKLRDVKDTLIMRKFGHVEPDNYWSRVCEGETEAMIKRPWHFLWKSRRLMEIVSAIASRMSWDFDSMHVVRGEKAQNTQLWPNLDADTSPENLLTTLNDKVGAGRYLYIATDESDKSFFDPLKNKYKTRFLDDFKDLWDENSEWYAETKELNNGNPVEFDGYMRVAVDTEVFLRGKRKLETFNDLTRDCKDGVNTCAAAS; encoded by the coding sequence ATGCTGGGGCGAGGGGTGGGGATGTCGGCGCCGCAGTGGCGCGGGGGCGCACTCGACCTGCGCGCCGCGCTGCGGTCGGGCGGCAACCTCCTATTCGGGCTCTTCGTGGCCGCCGTCCTCGCGTTCacgctcctcgccgccgtccacagcCCCGACGACCCGCTCCTGCACCCATCCTCCCACCAGCTCACCGCGTTCCTCACCTCCGCCACCTCCAACTCCACCTTCCTCGCCGACGACTCCGTGCTCCGTACCGGGGAGGACTTCGCCACCGGCTCCAACTCCTCCGAGGACGCCCACGCCACTGTCGGACCCAAGTTCATCGAGCTCTCCGATGTTGGATCCGAGAAAACGGAGGTCGAGACGGAGCAGTCCGTCACCGTCGACACCGACACCGACTCCAACTCGGCCGCCCAGGAGGACAAGCCGATCGTGGAGGCTGTTTCCTGCGACACGGAGGCGCCGGTGGACTGCACGGGGGATAGGGAGCTCTTCAACCTGCTCATGCGTACGTCAATCGAGAGGTTCCCCGACCTCCACTTCTATCGCTTCGGCCGCCCCGTCGTCGTGCCGGAGAGCCCCATGGCGTGCGACCTCGCCTGGCGCTTCCGCCCAGCCGAAGACGCCAGAGGACGCACCACCTACTACAAGGACTACCGCCGGTTCACGCTCACCCGCGATGTCAACACATGCTCCCTCGTGGTGGAAAGCGTCGGCGAGTACCACTCCGGCACCGGCGCCAAGCGCAGTGGGCGACGCAAGGGcaagaagggcaagaagggaaagcGTGAGGCACCGGTGACCACAGACTTCGTGCCAGCCAAGACCCAGATGAGGATCGACGAGAATGGTGCTAATGCAGACACCACGACTGCTGCAGATCAGGTGTTTGTTGTTGGCGATGCCGTCAATGACAGCATGCCAGTGGTCGCTTCCGAGTCCGATTTCAGCCGCGGAAGGTACCTCATCTACATGGGCGGTGGTGAGAGGTGCAAGAGCATGAACCACTACATTTGGGGCTTCTTGTGTGCGCTAGGTGAGGCGCAGTTCTTGAACCGGACACTTGTTATGGACTTCAACGTCTGCCTCAATTCCCGGTATACTGCCAGTGGCAAGGATGAAGAAAAGGATTTCAGGCTCTACTTTGATTTTGAGCACCTGAAGGAATCTGCATCTGTGATCGATCAGAGTCAGTTCTGGACAGACTGGGGGAAGTGGCACAAGAAGGATCGACTGAAGAACCACTACACTGAAGACATCAAGGTGACCCCCATGAAACTTCGTGACGTCAAGGACACGCTGATCATGAGGAAGTTTGGGCATGTTGAGCCGGATAACTACTGGTCACGTGTGTGCGAGGGTGAGACGGAGGCCATGATCAAACGGCCATGGCATTTCTTGTGGAAGTCGCGCCGCTTGATGGAGATTGTGTCTGCCATTGCCTCTCGAATGAGTTGGGATTTCGACTCGATGCACGTCGTGAGAGGAGAGAAAGCCCAGAACACACAGCTGTGGCCAAACCTTGATGCAGATACCTCGCCAGAAAATCTCCTTACGACACTCAATGATAAGGTTGGTGCTGGACGGTATTTGTACATTGCTACCGACGAGTCTGATAAATCGTTCTTCGACCCACTGAAGAACAAGTACAAGACGCGCTTCCTGGATGATTTCAAGGATCTCTGGGATGAAAATAGTGAATGGTATGCTGAAACAAAGGAGCTCAACAATGGCAATCCGGTGGAGTTCGATGGTTACATGAGGGTTGCAGTCGACACTGAGGTGTTCCTCAGGGGGAAGAGGAAGTTGGAGACATTCAATGACTTAACACGCGACTGCAAGGATGGTGTCAATACATGCGCAGCCGCCTCCTGA